A single region of the Silene latifolia isolate original U9 population chromosome 8, ASM4854445v1, whole genome shotgun sequence genome encodes:
- the LOC141595194 gene encoding uncharacterized protein LOC141595194, translating to MKISSWNIRGGNDPLKQHKVLDFIKLHQVDIMGMLETRIKEKKAKKVISSKFKAFKVVCNYNAHINGRIWLIWRLSKVDIHPLIIHSQFIHCEVLHHATCSKFYLTMVYASNQARTRDDLLTNLLAIKMSLNGLVIPPPPNLADILDCNSCLLHCGVEDITSSGCEMTWTNKQDIDTLVWSKLDRALTNVAWQSQDLATSTDFLPVGVSNHSPILVTVFKDKHSGSRFSFLNCWIDHPTYSTLVQEAWMEPVQGSLIFTLFSRLKNVQKRLRTLHKDNFTQINHRIKTCRDQLYDCQKNIQDNISSASLYAQERELIAKYIKLRAADSTILKHKAKIDHIAYNDSSSKYLFSRIHERQQQQIIGHIQDKDGNERLGLESVADGFIDYYQHLLGQSQYTSLIDVSCIQTGSCVQEEDIATLISHIDIEEIKAVVFSIGSDKSPGPDGFSSAFFKAS from the exons atgaagatttcttcttggaACATTCGAGGTGGGAATGACCCCCTTAAGCAACATAAAGTTCTTGATTTTATCAAGCTCCATCAGGTTGATATTATGGGTATGTTGGAAACCAGAATAAAGGAAAAGAAAGCTAAAAAGGTTATTAGTTCCAAATTTAAAGCTTTTAAAGTAGTTTGCAATTACAATGCTCATATAAATGGCAGAATATGGCTCATTTGGAGACTTAGCAAGGTGGATATTCATCCTTTAATCATTCACTCCCAGTTCATACACTGTGAGGTACTTCATCATGCCACCTGTAGTAAGTTTTATCTCACTATGGTCTATGCCAGTAACCAGGCTAGAACTCGTGATGATCTTTTGACCAATCTTCTTGCTATCA AGATGTCACTGAACGGATTAGTaatacccccccccccaaatCTAGCTGATATTTTGGATTGCAACTCTTGTCTGCTTCACTGTGGAGTTGAGGATATTACTAGCTCTGGTTGTGAGATGACTTGGACTAATAAGCAGGATATTGATACCCTGGTCTGGTCTAAACTGGATAGGGCACTAACTAATGTTGCCTGGCAATCCCAGGACCTTGCTACCTCTACTGATTTTCTTCCTGTAGGAGTGTCTAATCATTCCCCTATACTTGTTACTGTCTTTAAGGACAAGCATTCTGGATCACGATTTAGCTTTCTTAACTGTTGGATTGATCATCCTACTTATTCTACTTTGGTCCAGGAAGCCTGGATGGAACCTGTCCAAGGCTCTCTCATTTTTACACTCTTTAGTAGATTAAAAAATGTCCAAAAAAGACTGAGGACTTTGCACAAGGATAATTTTACCCAAATTAACCATAGAATCAAAACTTGTAGGGATCAACTCTATGACTGTCAAAAGAACATTCAAGATAATATTTCCTCAGCTTCTCTATATGCTCAGGAAAGGGAACTCATCGCCAAATATATTAAGCTCAGGGCTGCTGATAGCACAATCTTGAAGCATAAAGCTAAAATTGATCATATTGCCTACAATGATTCATCTTCAAAGTATTTATTTTCCAGAATTCATGAGAGGCAGCAACAGCAAATTATTGGCCACATTCAGGATAAAGATGGGAATGAGAGACTTGGCCTGGAAAGTGTTGCTGATGGATTTATTGACTATTATCAGCATCTTCTTGGTCAATCTCAATATACTTCTCTTATTGATGTCTCTTGCATTCAGACTGGCTCTTGTGTTCAGGAGGAGGATATTGCTACTCTTATTTCCCACATTGATATAGAGGAAATCAAAGCTGTTGTGTTCAGTATTGGGTCTGATAAAAGCCCAGGGCCTGATGGATTCTCTTCTGCTTTCTTTAAGGCTTCCTAG
- the LOC141595195 gene encoding uncharacterized protein LOC141595195, whose product MVGNGPINKASCPSCVKKGCIQLSLLYDKFRRKGNPISWGATVWHRAILPKHSVFLMLAMQQKLATIDKLNHMGISLVNRCVLCKADNETHKHFFFQCIFSAAICHQVLHWLRVQHRTSKLSKEVHWIAGKRVRKHWKAQWFSSCLGATVYSLWEERNIRIFQGLEHDEDYVVKRIKYFVTIRLLSVNSPSKEGEIIGSINA is encoded by the coding sequence ATGGTGGGCAATGGACCAATCAATAAAGCTTCTTGTCCATCGTGTGTCAAGAAGGGATGCATTCAGCTATCCTTACTTTATGATAAGTTTCGCAGGAAAGGTAATCCAATCAGTTGGGGAGCAACAGTCTGGCATCGAGCTATTCTGCCTAAACACAGTGTGTTTCTTATGCTAGCTATGCAACAGAAACTGGCTACTATTGATAAATTGAACCACATGGGAATCTCACTGGTTAACAGATGTGTTTTATGCAAAGCTGACAATGAAACGCATAAACACTTTTTCTTTCAGTGCATTTTTTCTGCTGCTATTTGCCATCAAGTTTTGCATTGGCTAAGAGTGCAGCACAGGACGTCTAAACTGAGCAAAGAGGTCCACTGGATAGCGGGTAAGAGGGTCAGGAAGCATTGGAAGGCTCAATGGTTTTCTAGCTGCTTGGGGGCTACAGTTTATAGTCTATGGGAGGAAAGAAATATCAGAATTTTTCAGGGGTTAGAACATGATGAAGATTATGTTGTCAAACGCATAAAATATTTTGTTACTATACGATTATTGTCTGTAAATTCTCCCTCAAAAGAAGGGGAGATTATAGGGTCCATTAATGCTTGA
- the LOC141595196 gene encoding uncharacterized protein LOC141595196, translated as MARGRPPRVVEPPKPPSTETETSDTVVATSEAVPSPVVLNDFINAATASGISKGKAPSTGTKSATTADIGAKKDVPGTSKTYSQVLKNSSKGMNLSFVPGEDSTVTIDEEDIVKEVEYWQTTLVGTVLGKQSTLVQIESLVSKFWTHITTPEIMYFAKGWYYFRFANAEDMEKIRSDTWNVNGFPLVFKPWSPTVIDELNVSHVPVWVLFPNLDPCFWSKAGLSKVASAVGQPICADEHTTHKSKLAFARILIDVDLSKELPKAIKINSPYRGTLLQPVAYEWVPHYCTGCKKIGHTKDRCNPGKPKAKPVYRPKPPVARTSGHAETSKPSEGEEDATVQEIADTASDDESIAELTQEAHHFLLVNKVDCGALLETHVKHQAIKDVSKSFPGYNLAHNNANHYNGRIWIFWKPTILSLTVLHKSAQHMHCLLLHIASQQSVEVTFVYAFNARLDRRVLWDYLLGVSSNLSKPWLCLGDYNVVLNMDERLGSSHVQQADMSEFKSCIDSCSLVDHPATGCHFTWNNKQGDGLRWAKLDRVLASSSWLSTVHSTVAYLTAGVSDHSPCLVNIADMPVSRKSSFKYLNCWALSPQFKDTVRTGWSSHYYGSHIATLFQKLKNLRGSLKQLHTASYTNLSARVAESKLALHHCQEQLSRSPQNSAILAQEKHLLQEYIMIKRAELQVLYQRAKVQGLQLNDLSTRYFYSRLADRRARNSIGLIQDEFGVQCMGTKDVAQGFVSYYTHLLGTSSPVQALPSSLFLKDTVPPDCWGSLEQQVRVQEILDALKSIDRDKSPGIDGYSSGFFLDACDKVGTDFKAAVFEFFQTSSMPKAANSTLLVLVPKMETPLSVKDFRPIACCTTFYKVVSKILANRLKQILDSIIGPEQAAFVANRDIFDNTMLAHDLVSKYGRTYLTPRCLLKVDIRKAFDSVNWKFLQESLLYLKFPPRFVSWIMACVTSPYYSLLINGEIHGFFPGKCGLRQGDPLSPYLFVICMEVLSKLLRRLPRAANFSYHPKCVQLNLTHLVFADDLLVFTRGDLPSVKAVADCLDTFSHYSGLHANPTKTGLYFGGVTETVRELILNATGFSMGAFPFRYLGLPLFNARITQDMYQPLLDKIKARIMNWANHCLSYAGKALLVNSVIFGLHNFWGASVLLPKGIAKRIIKLCKDFFWGVAEGTRRHVFLKWQLLCSPKLEGGIGIKEVLSWNCAQMMKWVWKLFHRPHCIWAKWISTYVLKGACVWDAPQTVSNSWYWNNVLKMKNLLLEIAGSPSQALLLLDACTVQTRYSTDAMYGHIRARRHKVYWAPLIHGKGCNPKHSITGVMVMQDGLPTVDKLISRGMCFVNRCALCERSCEDIPHLFFNCEFSKQVLTAVGSWVLMPLDSFSLDSLMQAVLPTRSKVMVYTSLLATIYYLWKERNDRIFKGSKSTVETLSIVIRKVMTSAYSWAWGSIIGCRDDLIQSTGGIAAAKLLLAHQDFKVKAYELFRPKGPPFTQHKTLKDGLIYPKHADIETTDHLFFCCPFSSAVWRAIAIWLRATPVSGLHSIFLWYRTHNRGRSDTSDSQKLHSDSDSLVHSSECLLLGSSHQTYASESPSRIPKCTRCNKKDEVVHPQIALKRGDLTKSYSLDNSLDVPHHSSDTLCLEETASDGTQILHLGLTPSDNGTLPSHTLLVESIGDTHPFDTGGQ; from the exons ATGGCCCGGGGCCGGCCGCCGCGGGTGGTGGAGCCTCCGAAACCACCCTCTACTGAGACTGAAACTAGTGATACTGTAGTGGCTACTTCTGAGGCTGTTCCTTCGCCTGTTGTCCTGAATGATTTCATTAATGCTGCGACAGCTTCTGGAATTTCTAAAGGTAAGGCTCCTTCCACGGGGACTAAGTCGGCAACTACAGCTGATATTGGGGCAAAGAAGGATGTTCCTGGGACTTCTAAGACTTACTCCCAAGTTTTGAAGAATTCCTCTAAGGGGATGAATCTCTCCTTTGTTCCAGGGGAAGACTCAACTGTTACTAttgatgaggaagatattgtTAAAGAGGTGGAATATTGGCAAACAACTTTGGTGGGCACTGTCCTAGGTAAGCAATCAACCCTGGTTCAGATTGAAAGTCTTGTATCTAAGTTTTGGACACATATTACTACTCCTGAGATAATGTACTTTGCAAAAGGTTGGTATTACTTCCGTTTTGCTAATGCTGAGGACATGGAGAAAATTAGGTCTGATACTTGGAATGTTAATGGCTTCCCTCTTGTTTTCAAACCGTGGAGTCCAACAGTTATTGATGAGTTGAATGTTTCCCATGTTCCTGTTTGGGTGTTGTTTCCCAACTTGGATCCCTGTTTCTGGTCTAAAGCAGGATTAAGTAAAGTGGCTAGTGCTGTTGGGCAACCCATTTGTGCTGATGAACATACAACTCATAAGAGTAAGCTGGCTTTTGCCAGGATTCTTATAGATGTTGACCTCTCCAAAGAGCTACCTAAGGCTATAAAGATTAACTCCCCTTATCGTGGCACTCTTCTGCAGCCTGTTGCATATGAATGGGTACCTCATTATTGTACTGGGTGTAAAAAGATTGGTCACACTAAGGATAGGTGTAACCCTGGCAAACCTAAGGCAAAGCCTGTCTATAGGCCTAAACCTCCTGTGGCTCGTACTTCTGGTCATGCTGAGACTAGTAAACCT TCTGAGGGGGAGGAGGATGCTACTGTTCAGGAGATTGCTGACACTGCTtctgatgatgagtccattgctgaATTGACT CAAGAAGCTCATCATTTCTTGCTGGTTAATAAGGTGGACTGTGGTGCTCTACTTGAAACTCATGTTAAGCATCAGGCCATCAAGGATGTTAGTAAAAGTTTTCCTGGTTACAACCTTGCTCACAATAATGCTAATCATTATAATGGTcgtatttggattttttggaagCCTACTATTCTTTCTCTTACTGTCTTGCATAAATCTGCTCAGCATATGCATTGCCTTTTGCTTCACATTGCTTCCCAGCAGTCTGTTGAAGTGACCTTTGTGTATGCCTTCAATGCAAGACTGGACAGAAGGGTGCTTTGGGACTACCTCCTTGGGGTCTCTTCTAACCTCTCTAAGCCTTGGCTCTGTTTAGGAGACTATAATGTGGTGTTGAATATGGATGAACGTTTGGGTAGCTCTCATGTGCAACAGGCTGATATGTCTGAATTTAAAAGCTGCATTGATTCTTGTAGTCTGGTTGATCACCCAGCTACAGGCTGTCACTTcacttggaataacaagcagGGTGATGGCCTTAGATGGGCCAAACTTGATAGGGTTTTGGCCTCTTCTTCTTGGTTGTCCACTGTCCACTCAACTGTTGCCTATCTAACTGCTGGGGTGTCTGACCATTCTCCTTGTCTAGTCAATATTGCTGATATGCCTGTATCTAGGAAATCCTCTTTTAAGTACTTGAATTGTTGGGCTCTCTCCCCTCAATTTAAGGACACAGTCAGGACTGGGTGGAGTAGTCATTACTATGGAAGTCATATTGCTACCTTATTTCAGAAACTCAAGAATTTAAGAGGGAGTCTTAAGCAGCTGCATACTGCTTCTTATACCAACCTTTCAGCTAGGGTGGCTGAAAGTAAGCTTGCTCTTCATCATTGTCAGGAGCAGCTTAGTAGATCTCCTCAGAATAGTGCCATTCTTGCCCAGGAAAAACATTTGCTTCAGGAGTATATTATGATCAAGAGAGCTGAGCTGCAGGTTCTTTATCAAAGGGCTAAAGTTCAAGGGCTCCAGTTAAATGATCTTAGCACCAGATATTTCTATTCTAGGCTTGCTGATAGGAGGGCTAGAAATAGTATTGGTCTTATTCAAGATGAGTTTGGGGTTCAGTGTATGGGCACTAAAGATGTTGCTCAAGGATTTGTATCCTACTATACTCATCTTTTGGGTACTTCTTCTCCTGTGCAGGCTCTCCCTTCTTCTTTATTCCTGAAAGACACTGTCCCTCCTGATTGTTGGGGTTCTTTGGAGCAGCAGGTGAGGGTGCAGGAAATTCTTGATGCCCTTAAATCTATTGATAGGGACAAGAGTCCAGGAATTGATGGGTATTCGTCTGGGTTCTTTCTGGATGCTTGTGATAAGGTAGGGACTGATTTCAAAGCAGCTGTGTTTGAGTTTTTTCAGACGAGCTCAATGCCTAAAGCTGCAAATTCTACCTTGTTGGTGCTTGTTCCTAAGATGGAAACCCCTCTTTCTGTTAAAGATTTTCGACCCATTGCTTGCTGTACCACTTTTTATAAAGTGGTGAGTAAGATTCTAGCTAATAGGCTCAAGCAGATTCTGGACTCCATCATTGGGCCTGAGCAAGCTGCGTTTGTAGCTAACAGGGATATTTTTGACAACACTATGCTGGCACATGACTTGGTTTCTAAATATGGCAGAACCTACCTCACTCCAAGGTGTTTGCTAAAGGTGGATATTAGGAAAGCGTTTGACTCTGTTAATTGGAAGTTTCTTCAGGAAAGCTTACTTTATTTGAAGTTCCCTCCCCGGTTTGTTAGTTGGATCATGGCCTGTGTGACATCTCCCTATTACTCTTTGCTCATTAATGGTGAAATCCATGGTTTTTTCCCTGGTAAATGTGGTTTAAGGCAAGGGGATCCTCTTTCCCCCTACCTCTTTGTCATCTGCATGGAAGTGTTGTCTAAGCTTCTCAGAAGACTCCCTAGGGCTGCTAATTTTTCTTATCACCCTAAGTGTGTCCAGCTGAATCTTACTCACCTTGTTTTTGCAGATGATTTGCTTGTTTTTACTCGTGGTGATTTGCCCTCTGTTAAGGCAGTTGCTGACTGCCTTGATACTTTCAGTCATTATTCAGGTCTTCATGCTAACCCAACCAAGACTGGCCTGTATTTTGGTGGGGTAACTGAAACTGTTAGGGAGCTCATTCTGAATGCTACTGGATTTAGTATGGGGGCTTTCCCTTTCAGATATCTTGGTCTTCCCCTTTTTAATGCTAGAATTACTCAAGATATGTATCAACCTTTGTTGGACAAAATCAAAGCTAGGATTATGAACTGGGCTAATCATTGTCTGAGCTATGCAGGGAAGGCTCTTCTTGTGAACTCAGTCATCTTTGGTCTTCATAATTTTTGGGGGGCTAGTGTGTTGCTCCCAAAAGGCATTGCTAAAAGAATTATCAAGCTATGCAAGGATTTCTTTTGGGGGGTTGCTGAAGGAACTAGAAGGCATGTCTTCCTCAAGTGGCAGTTGCTATGCTCCCCAAAATTAGAGGGGGGGATAGGCATTAAAGAGGTCCTTAGCTGGAATTGTGCTCAAATGATGAAATGGGTTTGGAAACTCTTTCATAGGCCTCACTGTATCTGGGCTAAATGGATTTCTACCTATGTCCTGAAAGGAGCTTGTGTTTGGGATGCTCCACAGACAGTTTCTAATTCCTGGTACTGGAATAATGTTCTTAAAATGAAAAATCTTCTTCTGGAAATTGCAGGCTCTCCATCTCAGGCTCTCCTCTTGCTTGATGCCTGTACTGTTCAGACGAGGTATAGCACAGATGCTATGTATGGACATATTAGGGCTAGGAGGCATAAAGTTTATTGGGCTCCTCTGATTCATGGGAAAGGATGCAACCCCAAGCATTCTATTACTGGAGTGATGGTTATGCAGGATGGACTACCTACTGTGGACAAATTGATTTCGAGAGGAATGTGCTTTGTCAATAGATGTGCTCTTTGTGAAAGGAGTTGTGAGGATATCCCCCACTTATTTTTCAATTGTGAATTCTCCAAGCAAGTACTGACTGCTGTAGGCTCTTGGGTTCTGATGCCGTTGGATTCTTTTTCTCTGGACTCTCTTATGCAGGCTGTTCTTCCTACTCGCAGTAAGGTTATGGTTTATACTAGTCTGCTGGCCACTATCTACTATTTATGGAAGGAACGGAATGACAGGATTTTTAAGGGGTCTAAGTCTACTGTGGAAACTTTAAGTATTGTCATTAGGAAAGTT ATGACCTCTGCTTACTCTTGGGCATGGGGTAGCATTATTGGGTGCAGGGATGACCTTATACAGTCTACTGGAGGGATAGCTGCAGCAAAGCTCTTACTGGCTCATCAGGATTTTAAGGTGAAAGCTTATGAACTTTTTAGGCCTAAGGGTCCTCCTTTCACTCAGCATAAAACTCTAAAAGATGGGCTCATCTATCCTAAGCATGCT GACATTGAGACAACGGATCACCTGTTTTTCTGTTGTCCTTTCTCTTCTGCTGTATGGCGTGCTATTGCTATATGGCTTCGAGCTACTCCTGTGTCTGGCTTGCACTCTATTTTTCTTTGGTATCGTACTCATAACAGAGGACGCA GTGATACCTCAGATTCACAGAAGCTGCATTCTGATTCAGATAGTCTGGTGCATAGCTCAGAATGCTTGTTGCTAGGCTCCTCACACCAGACTTACGCATCCGAATCTCCTTCTCGAATACCGAAATGCACTCGATGCAACAAGAAGGACGAAGTTGTTCACcctcaaatagccttgaagagaggGGATCTAACTAAGTCTTATTCTTTGGATAATAGTTTGGATGTACCTCATCATAGCTCTGATACTCTATGTCTTGAGGAGACTGCCTCTGATGGCACTCAGATACTCCATCTGGGTTTGACTCCTTCAGATAATGGAACTTTGCCCTCACACACTTTGTTGGTTGAGAGCATAGGGGATACTCACCCTTTTGATACAGGTGGTCAATGA